AGCAGATAGCCGCCGTTGACGGCGCTGATGATGGTCCAGCCGGCGGAGAGGTCGATGTCGTAGACGCCGGGTTCGCGGCGGGTGAGCGCGGTGTCGCGGTCGAACTCGCTGTCGCCGATCGTGGCCCGTCGGGCCGTCGTGGCGGAGGCTGCTTCTGGCATGGATGAACGGTACAACAGCTAACTACTAAGCGGTAGCTTTGGAATCTGGTGAGATCCGGGCAACTTTTCGGCAAGTGTCCGGCTCGCCCGAAACCCGAGGCCCGATCTCCCCCTCTATCAGGACATGAGTCTCACCGGGACCCCGTTCCTCTACACGCTCGTCGTCCTGTGCGTCGTCGCCGTGGCGCTGCCGCTCGCCCTGTGGTCACGGGTGGGCGGCCCCAGGATCGTGCGGGGCGCCGCCCGGGTGCTGATGGTGCTCTTCGCCCAGGGCACGGCCGTGGCGCTGGTCTTCACGCTGGTCAACAACTCCAACCAGCTGTACGACAACTGGGGCGACCTGCTCGGCACGAGCGACCATGTGCACGAGGCCGCCGACCTCGGGGCGAGCGGCACCGGCGGGATTTCGCTGGAGAAGCTGCCCAGACTCCGGCAGAGCTTCAAGCAGGCCAAGGGCCCGGGCATGCGCGCGGAGGGCGGGGTGCTCGTCACGCACCTCAAGGGCCGGGTGTCCGGAGTGCACGCGGAGGTCAACGTCTGGCTGCCGCCGCAGTACCACCAGCCCGCCTACCGCAACCACAGGTTCCCGGTCGTGGAGGTCCTGCCGGGCTATCCGGGCTCGTCGAAGGCCTGGTACGGCACGATGGACGCGCCCCAGCAGCTCGCGCCGCTGATGCGCAGCGGGCAGATCGAGCCGTTCATCATCGTCTCGCCGCGCACCACCCTGCTGCCCGGCAAGGACACCGGCTGCGCGAACATCCCGGGCAAGGTCAACGCCGACAGCTGGCTCAGCATCGACGTGCCGAAGATGGTCCGGGACAACTTCCGGGCCCAGGCCGCGCCGGACGGCTGGGCGGTGGCCGGGTACTCGGCGGGCGCGCACTGCGCGGCCAAGCTCGCCGTCGCCCACCCCGACCGCTACCGGGCCGCGGTCAGCATGTCCGGCTACAACGACCCCGCCGCGGTGCCCCAGTCGCTGGCCGGCAGGTCCCCGGCGCTGCGGGCCGCGAACAACCCCTACGAACTGCTGAAGGACTCCCGCGTCCCGCCGCGCGTCGCGCTGTATCTGTCCGGTCAGCCGAACGACGGCTACGAGGCCGCCATGGCCCTCCGGCGGATCGCGAAGGCGCCCACCACCGTGAACGTCGTGTTCGTCCCGACCGACGCCGGCGGCCACACCATGGCGCTGTGGAAGCCGCAGGTCGTGCCCGCGTTCCGCTGGCTGAGCGAGGTGATGGGCGACGAGCACCGCACCGGTACGGCGCCCGGGACTACTCCTCTCGCACCGTCGACCGCCGGTTCCAGGCACGCGGAGCTCGCCAGTGGAACCGCATCGCCAGCAGACGCAGCACGAAGGCCGTGACGGCCGCGAGCGTGCTGGTGAGCGGGGTCAGGGCGTCGTAGTGGATGCACAGGACGGTCATCGTGGCGCCGACTATCGCCGGGACCGCGTACAGGTCACGGTCCCAGCGCAGCAGTGAGGGCACCTCGTTGGCCAGGACGTCACGCAGTACACCGCCGCCCACGGCGGTCGCGAGGCCCAGGGCGACCGAGGCGGTGAGGTTGAGGCCGTAGTCGTACGCCTTCGCCGTCCCGGCGACGCAGAACAGGCCGAGGCCCGCCGCGTCGAAGACGTTCACGCCGGTCTGGATGCGCTCCACGTGCGGGTGGAGGAAGAAGACCAGGAGCGCGGCCAGCAGCGGGGTGAGGAAGTACCCAAGGTCCGTGAACGCGGCCGGCGGCACGGCCCCGATGACCACGTCCCGGAACAGCCCGCCGCCCAGCGCCGTGACCTCGGCGAGTACGGCTATGCCGAAGACGTCGAAGTTCTTGCGGACGGCCAGCAGGGCGCCGGAGATCGCGAAGACGAAGATGCCGATCAGGTCGAGCGTGTGCTGGACGGACGGGCTGAACAGTTGCTGGAGCACCCGTACATTCTCACCCAGCACAGAGCCCCCGCCTTACAAAGAAAGGCGGGGGCCCGGCTTGGGTTACTTCTCGCTGGTTTCGGAGGAAGCCTCCCCGGCCTCCTCGGCAGCCGGTGCGTCCTCGGACACGGTCTCCTTGGACACGGCCTCCTCGGACACGGCGTCGTCGGCCTCCGTGGCCGCCACCTCCGCCGCTACCGCCGCGGAAGTGGCCGCCGACTCCGCGAGCACCTCGTCGGCCACCAGCTCCGCCGCCTCCTTGGCCACCGACAGCAGGACGGTCTCCTGCGGCTGCTGGTCCTCGAAGTTCTCGGGGTGGTGGCACGCCACACGCTGGCCGGGCCGCAGTTCCAGCAGCGGCGGCTCGGTGGTCTTGCAGACCTCCGTCGCCTTCCAGCACCGCGTGTGGAAGCGGCAGCCGCTCGGCGGGGAGATCGGCGAGGGCACGTCGCCGCGCAGCAGGATCCGCTCGCTCTTGACGCCACGGCGCTTGGGGTCCGGGATCGGCACCGCAGACATCAGGGCCTTGGTGTACGGGTGCATCGGCGCCGTGTAGAGCGACTCGCGGTCGGCGAGCTCGACGATCTTGCCGAGGTACATCACCGCGATGCGGTCCGAGACGTGCCGTACGACCGACAGGTCGTGCGCGATGATCACGTACGTGAGGCCGAGCTCCTCCTGGAGGTCGTCCAGCAGGTTCACGACCTGCGCCTGGATCGACACGTCCAGGGCGGAGACCGGCTCGTCGGCCACGACCAGCTTCGGGTTGAGCGCGAGGGCGCGCGCGATACCGATGCGCTGACGCTGACCGCCGGAGAACTCGTGCGGGTAGCGGTTGTAGTGCTCGGGGTTCAGGCCGACTACCGACAGCAGCCGCTGGACCTCCTTCTTCACCCCGCCCTCCGGCGAGACGCCCTGGAGCCTGAAGGGAGCGCCGACGATCGTGCCGATGGTGTGCCGCGGGTTCAGCGAGGAGTACGGGTCCTGGAAGATCATCTGCACGTCACGGCGCATCGGGCGCATCTGCCCGACGCCGAGGTGCGTGATGTCCCGGCCCTCGAACTCGACCTTGCCGCCGGTCGGTTCGAGCAGCCTGGTGATCAGCCGGCCCATCGTCGACTTGCCGCAGCCCGACTCGCCGACGACGCCCAGCGTCTCGCCCTTGCGGACCTCGAAGTCGATGCCGTCCACCGCGCGCACCGCGCCGGTCTGCCGCTGGAGCAGCCCCTTGCGGATCGGGAAGTGCTTCTGAAGGCCCTCGACCTTCAGCAGGACCTCGCCGTCGGCGACGCCGGCTTTCGTGAGGTTGTCCTTCTGCGCGGGGATCTTCACCGCTTTTTCGTCGCTCACAGCTTCGGCGCAATCTCTTCGGTCCAGATACGCTCCCGCTGCTCCTGGCCCATGTGGCAGGCGGCCCAGTGTCGCTCGCCGACCTCGGTCAGCTCGGGGCGGACCGTGCGGGTGACGTTGTCCTTCGGGATGTCGGCGTACGGGCAGCGCGGGTTGAAGGCGCAGCCGGACGGGACATTGATCAGCGAGGGCGGGGAGCCCTTGATCGGGATGAGACGCTCGGTGTCCTCGCGGTCCAGGCGCGGCATCGAGCCGAGCAGGCCCCAGGTGTAGGGGTGGCGGGGCTCGGAGAAGACGGATTCGGCGGGGCCGCGCTCCACGGGCCGGCCGCCGTACATCACCAGCAGGTCGTCGGCCATCTCCGCGACGACACCGAGGTCGTGCGTGATCATGATGACCGCGGAGCCGAACTCCTTCTGCAGGTCCCGGATCAGGTCGAGGATCTGCGCCTGCACGGTGACGTCCAGGGCGGTGGTCGGCTCGTCGGCGATGAGCAGCTCGGGGTTGTTCACCAGCGCCATGGCGATCATGGCGCGCTGGCGCATACCGCCGGAGAACTCGTGCGGGAAGCCGTCGACGCGCTTGTTGGGCTCGGGGATGCCCACGCGGTCCAGCATCTCGATGGCCCGCGTGCGGGCCTCCTTCTTGCTGACCTTGTGGTGGACCCGGTACGCCTCGACGATCTGCTGCCCGACCGAGTAGTACGGGTGCATCGCCGACAGCGGGTCCTGGAAGATCATCGCCATCTTGCGGCCGCGCAGCCGGCGTACGTCGTCGGGGTCGGCGGCGATCAGTTCCTGGCCGTCCAGCCAGACTTCGCCGGTGACCTTGGCGTTGGCCGAGCGGTGCAGGCCCATCACGCCGAGCGACGTGACGGACTTGCCGGAGCCGGACTCGCCGACGATGCCCAGGGTCCTGCCCCGCTGCACGTCGAAGCTGACGCCGTCGACGGACTTCACCAGGCCGTCGTCCGTGTTGAAGTGGATACGCAGATCGCGTACCGAAAGGAAGGCGCCGTCCGTGTCGGACGGGGCGGCAGCGGCGGGTTCGCCGAGTGCCGCTTTCTCGAGCTTGCTCACGAGTACCTCACCCGGGGGTCGATGGCGGCGTACACCAGGTCGACGACGAGATTGCAGAAGACGATGAAGAACGCGGCGACCAGGGTCACGCCCATCACGATGGGCAGGTCGTTGTCCTTGATGGACTGGACCGCGTAGGCACCGATGCCCTGCAAGGAGAAGACGGTCTCGGTGAGTACGGCGGAGCCGACGAGGGTGCCGAAGTCCATGCCGAAGATGGTGACGATCGGGGTCAGCGCGGCGCGCAGGCCGTGCTTGGCGACGACCGTGGTCTCCTTGAGGCCCTTGGCCCTTGCCGTTCTGATGTAGTCCTCGCCCATCGTCTCCAGCATGCCCGCCCGGGTGAGTCGGGCGTACAGCGCGGAGAAGAGGAAGGCGAGGCTGACCCAGGGCAGGATCAGATGCCAGGCCCAGTCGGCTGGGTTCTCGGTGAACGGTACGTACTCGATGGCGTCCCAGATGGGGATCTCGTACACGAACAGGGCGTTGAGCACCTGGCCGGTGAAGAAGATCGGGAGGGAGACGCCGGCGAGGGCGATGAACATCGAGATGCGGTCGATGGGCTTGCCCTTGCGCAGCGCCGAGATGACGCCGGTCGTGACACCGAAGATCAGCCAGATCACGGCGGCACCGACGGCCAGCGAGAAGGAGACCGGGATCCGCTCCGTCAGCTGGGGCCACACCTCGACGTGGCTCTTGAAGGAGTAGCCGAAGCAAGGGGCGTCGCAACGGGTGGCGTCGGGACCGAACTTGTAGTCCGCGCCCACCACGAGGCCCTTGATGTAGTCCCAGTACTGGACGGCGATGGGCTGGTCCAGCCCGAGGTTCCGCTTGATGGCGGCGACGGACTCGGGGTTGGCGTCCTTGCCGACATACTGAGTGGCCAGCTGGTCGGCGGTCTGGCCACCGAGCTTTGGCACGAGGAAGAAGATCGCGAAGGTGACTGCGCTGACCACCAGCAGCAACAGCACCGCGCCGAAGACGCGTCGGATGATGTACGCAGCCACAGCTGTACGGCTCCGGACGGCCGGGGCGGGTTGTGCCCGCCCCGGCCATCCGGTGCCTTCACCTGCCTTTCAGGGAATCCGGCCTGACGGCCACTACTTGGTGGAGCTCAGCAGCGTGTAGTCGTACATGCCGAGGTAGGCCTGCGTGACCGTGACGTTGGCCGCGGACTCCGGACGGAACAGCAGGTTCTTGCGGTAGATCAGCGGGACGACGGACGCGTTGTCCATGACCATCTTGTCGATCTCGCCCCAGGCCTTGGTGCGGGCGGCGTCGTCGGTGTTGGCGATCGCGTCCGTGAGGGCCTTGTTGATCTTCGGGTCGTTCAGTTCCATCAGGTTGTTGCCACCGGAAGGCTTGATGGCCGCACCGTTGATGATCTGGTCGAGGAAGCCGTAGCCGGTCGGCCAGTCAGCACCCCACGCCATCGACAGCATGCCGAGCTTGTGCTCGTGGACGTAGCTCGGGACACCGGCGAAGTTCGAGAAGTACTTGCCGGAGGGGAACTGCTTGATCTCGACGTTGATGCCGACCTTCTTCAGCGAGTTCTGCACCGCCGTGGCCGAGGCGACCTCGGCGGGACGGTCGGAACGCGCGGTCAGGATCGTGTCGAAGCCGCTCGGCTTGCCGCAGGCCTTCAGCTCTTCCTTGGCCTTGGCGACGTCACCCTTGTTGCCCTCGGTGGCGTAGGTGTCGAACTTGGTGTAGCCGTTCACCGACGGGGGCAGCAGCGTGGAGGCCACGTCACCCTTCGGCGAGCCGCCGATCGCGTCCTGGACGGACTGCTTGTCCATGGCCCACTGCACGGCCTTGCGGCAGTGCTCGTTGTCGAACGGCTTCACGTTCACGTTCAGCGCGATGTACTGCGTCGCACCGGCGTACGAGGCGTCCGTCTGGGCCACGTTCTTGCCGGTCAGCACCTTCGGCTGGGTCGCCGGCTGGACACCGGTGCCCGCCGCGTCGACCGTGATCTTGTCGGAGAGCAGGTCGTTGTCGACCGTCACCGGGTTGACCTTGAACTTGATCGTGACCTTGTCCGGCAGCGCCTTGCGGATCGGGTCCGTCTTGGCGTCCCAGTTCTTGTTGCGCACGAGGGTGGCGCTGCGGCCCTCCTCGTAGGACTCGAACTGGTACGGGCCGGAGGACACGATGTTCTGGACGTACTTCGCGCCCGTGTCCTTGGCCTGCGGCACCGGAGCCGTCTGCGAGAACGTCGCCAGGTAGTCGAAGTCCGCGAAGGGCTGCTTCAACTTGAAGACGATCGTGCTGTCGTCCGGCGTCTCGATGGACTTGATGCCGTCCGCGGACTTGTCCTTGTAGGGGCCCTTGTACTTGTCGCCGCCCTCAAGGTACGCCTTGAAGTACGTCGGGCCGTTGGACAGCGCCTCGGGCGCGAAGTTGGAACGCTCGATGGCGTACTTCACGTCCTTGGACGTGATCGGCGTGCCGTCCTGGAACTTCACGCCCTGCCGGAGCTTGTACGTCCACGTCTTGGCGTCCGCGCTCGGCTTGCCCAGGCCCTCGGCCAGGTCGGGAACGACCTCGAGGCCCTCCTTGCCGGCGGCCGGCTTGAACGTCGTCAGCGCACGCGCGTAGAGGCGGGAGAAGTTCTGCACCCAGCCGTAGTACGTGTTGCCCGGGTCCAGGGAGTCCGGAACGTCCGAGTGCTCGTACGTGACCGTCCCCCCCTTCTTCGTGGACGCGTTGACGATGGAGGACAGCGCGGCGTCCTTCTTGCCGTTGCCTCCGCCGTTGCCGTCACTGTCGTCCCCGCCACCACATGCGGCAGCACCCAGCGAGAGCGCCAGGACCGACGCGATCGCGGCGGTCACCCTTCTCGTCTTCACCTGAGGAAAGCCCCCTCTATCGATGGATCACTTGCTGCGAGGGTCGAGGGCGTCACGCAGCCCGTCACCCAGCAGGTTGAAGGCCAGGACGGTGATGAAGATCGCCAATCCGGGCACGAACATGTACTGCGGATCTGCGGTGTACAGATCGACAGCGTTGCTGAGCATGCCGCCCCAGGAAGCCTGCGGCGGAGCGATACCGACTCCGAGGAAGCTCAGCGCAGCCTCGAAGAGGATGTTCGTCGGGATGATCAGCGTCGAGTAGACGAGGATCGGCGCGACGAGATTGGGGAGCAGTTCACGGAACAGGATGTACGGCCCGCGGGCGCCGAGGCTCGTGGAGGCCTCGATGAACTCTCGCCGGCGCAGCGTCATCGTCTGCGCGCGCACGATGCGGCCGATGTACGGCCAGCTGAAGAAGCCGATCACGAAGATCAGCACGCAGATGCGGAGCGAAAGGCCGTCGAGTCCGAAGAAACCGTCCTGCACAGAGGCGGAGATCGAGATCGCGAACAGCAGCAGCGGGAACGCCAGGAAGGTGTCCATCAGCCGGCTGATAACGCTGTCGATCCAGCCGCCGTAGTACCCGGCGATGATGCCGAGCACCGTGCCGATGACCACGGACAGGAGCGTGGCGCCTCCCGCGACCAGCAGCGAGACCCAGGAGCCGTCGATGATGCGGGCGAGCATGTCGCGGCCGTACTGGGGGTCGACGCCCAGGGGGTGGTCCCAACTCATTCCGCCCCAGCCGCCCTTGGGGGCGAGCAGGGCCGGGTCGATCAGGTCCTGGTTGAACTTGTTGGGGTCGAGGCCGAAGACCCACTGGATCGGCTTGGAGAGCACAGCCATCAGCACGAGGCAGATGACGACGATGCCGCCGGACATGGCGACCTTGTCCCGCTTGAAGCGCATCCAGGCGATCTGGGAGAGCGAACGCCCCTCGATCTGGCTCTTCTTGACTCCGGAGAGCACGGCCTCGGGCTGCGCTTCGGCCTCCGCTCCCGTTGTCTCGATCGGTGCGGTCACGGTGAGATTGACCCCTCTCGGCCGACGGTTGTCGACCCCCATGGCTGCCGCTGTAGCGGTTGCTTTCTCGTACACAGGACCGACCGGCCCATGTCTTGCGGGGAGTCTTCAACGCTTTGGCGATCTGTTGCCAGAGGTGGCCGGGAAAGTATGCGCAACCGTGATGCTGTCTGGGGGGTTCCGTTATCCGAACAGTGGGTAACGCCCGGCGGACGCGAGTCAGTTGGGGCGTATGAGGGCGGACCGGGACCTTCCGATCACATCTACGCGCGGAGATTTGCCTATGAAACCGCAGTCAATGCCCCTGCGCACCTACGAAGTAGGGAAACCGACTGAACGGTAGGTTAGCGCGTTCGATGATCAGTAACGGCCCTGTGCCGGTGGGTAACCGTAGCCTCCGGCGGGGGCCTGAGCGGGTGCGGCGTGCGCCTCGCGGTCGTAGAACGGACGGGAGCTCGCGCGCATCCACATGGCGATCGGATCGTCCTCGTCGGACATCGCCACGGTCGACACCGGCAGCCCGTCCGGGACCGCGGCGATCGACTGGAGCATCATCGAGCGCACCGAGTCCACCGCGGGCGGGCTGGTGTCGTACACATCGAGGCCGATGGCGAGATACGGCGCACCGAGCGCCGGCTGCACCCAGGCGCGGCGCAGCGAGCGGACGGCCTGGGTCCGGTGGGCGTTCTGCGCGAGCATGGCGTAGAACTGCGGGATCTCGATGGCGGGCTCCGACAGCCGCAGCGGACCGGCGGGCTGGCGGTCCAGGCCCGTGGCGATACGGCGCAGGTCGAGCCAGGGGATGCCGACGCCGCCGCCCGGGGCGTGCGGGTTCAGCCAGAGGCCGTAGTGGTCCGGGTAGAGGGTGCGGGCCACGTCGACGCCGTCGACCACCTCGTAGCTGCGGTTCCAGCCGCTGGCGGAGAGCTCCTGGGCGGAGGTGACGCACGGGGCGTAGCCGTACCCTTCGACCTCCATGTTTCCGTACTGGGCGTCCGGGGACCCGGCATGGCCGTGCCAGAGCAGCATCCAGACCTGGCCGGTGGAAGGGGTGGCGAGGGCCCGCAGGAGGGCCTCGTAGGCGTCGTAGCGCCCGGGCGTCACCTGGCGCAGCATGTGCTCGACCTGCCCGGTCGAGGTTGTGCCGCTCGCGCTCACGATTTACCGCCCCTTCGGGAAACATGGCTTGTGAGCCCCAGCTTAGGCGCTCCGCTGGGAGAGCCGTGGAGAGCTCGGGACTTGAGGTGGGTCTTCTGTCTGCGGGCCGGTGGGGGCTGGTCGCGCAGTTCCTCGCGCCCCCAGGTTCTCAGAGTTCGCGCGTGTAGAAGGGCCGTACCTTCGCGCGCATCCACTCGATCACCGGGTCCTGGGCCACGTCCAGGAGGACCAGGTTGACCTGCCAGGGCAGGGGGGCACGGGTGAGGGCGCGGGCCAGGGCCTCGGTGGGGGCGGCGCGCAGGTCGCCCTCCCAGTGGGAGAGTTCGACGCCTATGAACATCACCGGGGCGGCCGTCTCGATCGTCGCCAGGCAGCGGCGGGCCGTCGCGACCACGCCGGTCGCGGCGAACTCGGCCGACGCCGCGGCGAGGAAGTCGATCGGGTCCTCCTGCCAGTCCGGCTCGTAGAGCTTGACCCGGCCGCCGGAGGTCGGGCCGTCCAGCTGGGTGCGGCCCACCCGGCATAGCTCGGCGACGGCCGCCGGGGGCAGCGGGACGCCGACCACGCCGTCGGGGTTCAGGGCGATGCCCACGTGCGGCGGCAGACCGCGCGCGAACTCCACGGCCGGCGCGACCGTGAACGCCATGTGGGAGCCGACGACCTGCCGGAACTGCTCCTCGGAGCTGAAGACCGGGACATATGCCTGGCCCTCGATCTCCACCGTGGGCAGGTCCAGCGGGCCGCTGTCCGGGCCGCCGCCGTTGGGCAGGGGCACCCAGACGAAGCTGCGGCCCAGCACCTCGACGATCCGGGCGCCCGCCGAGGGCATGCCGAGGGAGGCGGAGAGCACCTCCTCCAGTTCATTGCCGGGCCAGCCTCCATGCGGGTGGAGGTGGGCCCGGGCCGAGAAGTCCG
The DNA window shown above is from Streptomyces chartreusis and carries:
- a CDS encoding alpha/beta hydrolase, with translation MSLTGTPFLYTLVVLCVVAVALPLALWSRVGGPRIVRGAARVLMVLFAQGTAVALVFTLVNNSNQLYDNWGDLLGTSDHVHEAADLGASGTGGISLEKLPRLRQSFKQAKGPGMRAEGGVLVTHLKGRVSGVHAEVNVWLPPQYHQPAYRNHRFPVVEVLPGYPGSSKAWYGTMDAPQQLAPLMRSGQIEPFIIVSPRTTLLPGKDTGCANIPGKVNADSWLSIDVPKMVRDNFRAQAAPDGWAVAGYSAGAHCAAKLAVAHPDRYRAAVSMSGYNDPAAVPQSLAGRSPALRAANNPYELLKDSRVPPRVALYLSGQPNDGYEAAMALRRIAKAPTTVNVVFVPTDAGGHTMALWKPQVVPAFRWLSEVMGDEHRTGTAPGTTPLAPSTAGSRHAELASGTASPADAARRP
- a CDS encoding trimeric intracellular cation channel family protein is translated as MLQQLFSPSVQHTLDLIGIFVFAISGALLAVRKNFDVFGIAVLAEVTALGGGLFRDVVIGAVPPAAFTDLGYFLTPLLAALLVFFLHPHVERIQTGVNVFDAAGLGLFCVAGTAKAYDYGLNLTASVALGLATAVGGGVLRDVLANEVPSLLRWDRDLYAVPAIVGATMTVLCIHYDALTPLTSTLAAVTAFVLRLLAMRFHWRAPRAWNRRSTVREE
- a CDS encoding ABC transporter ATP-binding protein, producing the protein MKIPAQKDNLTKAGVADGEVLLKVEGLQKHFPIRKGLLQRQTGAVRAVDGIDFEVRKGETLGVVGESGCGKSTMGRLITRLLEPTGGKVEFEGRDITHLGVGQMRPMRRDVQMIFQDPYSSLNPRHTIGTIVGAPFRLQGVSPEGGVKKEVQRLLSVVGLNPEHYNRYPHEFSGGQRQRIGIARALALNPKLVVADEPVSALDVSIQAQVVNLLDDLQEELGLTYVIIAHDLSVVRHVSDRIAVMYLGKIVELADRESLYTAPMHPYTKALMSAVPIPDPKRRGVKSERILLRGDVPSPISPPSGCRFHTRCWKATEVCKTTEPPLLELRPGQRVACHHPENFEDQQPQETVLLSVAKEAAELVADEVLAESAATSAAVAAEVAATEADDAVSEEAVSKETVSEDAPAAEEAGEASSETSEK
- a CDS encoding ABC transporter ATP-binding protein translates to MSKLEKAALGEPAAAAPSDTDGAFLSVRDLRIHFNTDDGLVKSVDGVSFDVQRGRTLGIVGESGSGKSVTSLGVMGLHRSANAKVTGEVWLDGQELIAADPDDVRRLRGRKMAMIFQDPLSAMHPYYSVGQQIVEAYRVHHKVSKKEARTRAIEMLDRVGIPEPNKRVDGFPHEFSGGMRQRAMIAMALVNNPELLIADEPTTALDVTVQAQILDLIRDLQKEFGSAVIMITHDLGVVAEMADDLLVMYGGRPVERGPAESVFSEPRHPYTWGLLGSMPRLDREDTERLIPIKGSPPSLINVPSGCAFNPRCPYADIPKDNVTRTVRPELTEVGERHWAACHMGQEQRERIWTEEIAPKL
- a CDS encoding ABC transporter permease — protein: MAAYIIRRVFGAVLLLLVVSAVTFAIFFLVPKLGGQTADQLATQYVGKDANPESVAAIKRNLGLDQPIAVQYWDYIKGLVVGADYKFGPDATRCDAPCFGYSFKSHVEVWPQLTERIPVSFSLAVGAAVIWLIFGVTTGVISALRKGKPIDRISMFIALAGVSLPIFFTGQVLNALFVYEIPIWDAIEYVPFTENPADWAWHLILPWVSLAFLFSALYARLTRAGMLETMGEDYIRTARAKGLKETTVVAKHGLRAALTPIVTIFGMDFGTLVGSAVLTETVFSLQGIGAYAVQSIKDNDLPIVMGVTLVAAFFIVFCNLVVDLVYAAIDPRVRYS
- a CDS encoding ABC transporter substrate-binding protein; translated protein: MTAAIASVLALSLGAAACGGGDDSDGNGGGNGKKDAALSSIVNASTKKGGTVTYEHSDVPDSLDPGNTYYGWVQNFSRLYARALTTFKPAAGKEGLEVVPDLAEGLGKPSADAKTWTYKLRQGVKFQDGTPITSKDVKYAIERSNFAPEALSNGPTYFKAYLEGGDKYKGPYKDKSADGIKSIETPDDSTIVFKLKQPFADFDYLATFSQTAPVPQAKDTGAKYVQNIVSSGPYQFESYEEGRSATLVRNKNWDAKTDPIRKALPDKVTIKFKVNPVTVDNDLLSDKITVDAAGTGVQPATQPKVLTGKNVAQTDASYAGATQYIALNVNVKPFDNEHCRKAVQWAMDKQSVQDAIGGSPKGDVASTLLPPSVNGYTKFDTYATEGNKGDVAKAKEELKACGKPSGFDTILTARSDRPAEVASATAVQNSLKKVGINVEIKQFPSGKYFSNFAGVPSYVHEHKLGMLSMAWGADWPTGYGFLDQIINGAAIKPSGGNNLMELNDPKINKALTDAIANTDDAARTKAWGEIDKMVMDNASVVPLIYRKNLLFRPESAANVTVTQAYLGMYDYTLLSSTK
- a CDS encoding ABC transporter permease — encoded protein: MTAPIETTGAEAEAQPEAVLSGVKKSQIEGRSLSQIAWMRFKRDKVAMSGGIVVICLVLMAVLSKPIQWVFGLDPNKFNQDLIDPALLAPKGGWGGMSWDHPLGVDPQYGRDMLARIIDGSWVSLLVAGGATLLSVVIGTVLGIIAGYYGGWIDSVISRLMDTFLAFPLLLFAISISASVQDGFFGLDGLSLRICVLIFVIGFFSWPYIGRIVRAQTMTLRRREFIEASTSLGARGPYILFRELLPNLVAPILVYSTLIIPTNILFEAALSFLGVGIAPPQASWGGMLSNAVDLYTADPQYMFVPGLAIFITVLAFNLLGDGLRDALDPRSK
- a CDS encoding enhanced serine sensitivity protein SseB C-terminal domain-containing protein, which translates into the protein MSASGTTSTGQVEHMLRQVTPGRYDAYEALLRALATPSTGQVWMLLWHGHAGSPDAQYGNMEVEGYGYAPCVTSAQELSASGWNRSYEVVDGVDVARTLYPDHYGLWLNPHAPGGGVGIPWLDLRRIATGLDRQPAGPLRLSEPAIEIPQFYAMLAQNAHRTQAVRSLRRAWVQPALGAPYLAIGLDVYDTSPPAVDSVRSMMLQSIAAVPDGLPVSTVAMSDEDDPIAMWMRASSRPFYDREAHAAPAQAPAGGYGYPPAQGRY
- a CDS encoding enhanced serine sensitivity protein SseB, which produces MDFPADLPADFSARAHLHPHGGWPGNELEEVLSASLGMPSAGARIVEVLGRSFVWVPLPNGGGPDSGPLDLPTVEIEGQAYVPVFSSEEQFRQVVGSHMAFTVAPAVEFARGLPPHVGIALNPDGVVGVPLPPAAVAELCRVGRTQLDGPTSGGRVKLYEPDWQEDPIDFLAAASAEFAATGVVATARRCLATIETAAPVMFIGVELSHWEGDLRAAPTEALARALTRAPLPWQVNLVLLDVAQDPVIEWMRAKVRPFYTREL